One part of the Rickettsia akari str. Hartford genome encodes these proteins:
- a CDS encoding phasin family protein, with translation MLNNTLFLDLMKSYMNPEFYMSAMKNIPSVDLSSITNTMQRAMNILFTTNQIATESMLSLLKKNSEITQNNVNTILNTTKEAANSKDFKQASECQQKYLKSIYETSMDNAKELSSIAYESSHKIFEAANKHIAENIHHASNNMQNMAEQVQKNFNKKSA, from the coding sequence ATGTTAAATAATACACTATTTTTAGATTTAATGAAATCATATATGAATCCGGAATTTTATATGAGTGCTATGAAAAATATCCCTAGTGTAGATCTTTCATCTATCACAAATACAATGCAACGAGCTATGAATATTCTTTTCACAACTAACCAAATTGCTACAGAAAGCATGCTATCTTTGCTTAAGAAAAATTCCGAGATTACACAAAATAATGTTAATACTATTTTGAATACTACTAAAGAAGCAGCAAATTCTAAAGATTTCAAACAAGCTAGTGAATGTCAGCAAAAATATTTAAAATCTATTTATGAAACCTCTATGGATAACGCTAAGGAATTATCAAGTATTGCTTATGAGTCTTCACACAAAATATTTGAAGCCGCAAATAAGCATATTGCCGAAAATATTCATCATGCTTCTAATAATATGCAGAATATGGCAGAACAAGTACAAAAAAATTTTAATAAGAAATCTGCGTAA
- the pld gene encoding phospholipase D: MKRKNNKFIEISIAFILGVALGIDGQNPDYFTNLINQKSFALSAPQIKHYNISEPARSKVSTCFTPPAGCTKFIANQIDKAEESIYMQAYGMSDALITTALINAQMRGVKVRILLDRSNLKQKFSKLHELQQAKIDVGIDKVPGIAHNKVIIIDKKQVITGSFNFTAAADKRNAENVIAIEDQEVAESYLQNWLHRKASN; the protein is encoded by the coding sequence ATGAAGAGAAAAAATAATAAATTTATAGAAATATCTATTGCCTTTATCTTGGGCGTTGCTTTAGGTATTGATGGACAGAATCCTGATTATTTTACTAATCTAATAAATCAAAAATCATTCGCTTTATCTGCTCCACAAATAAAGCATTACAATATTTCAGAGCCTGCAAGAAGTAAAGTTAGTACGTGTTTTACTCCACCTGCCGGTTGTACTAAGTTTATAGCCAATCAGATAGATAAAGCTGAAGAATCTATTTATATGCAGGCATACGGTATGAGCGATGCGTTAATTACTACTGCACTTATTAATGCACAGATGCGAGGAGTAAAAGTTAGAATATTGCTTGATCGTAGTAATTTAAAGCAGAAATTTTCTAAATTACACGAATTACAACAAGCAAAAATTGATGTAGGTATAGATAAAGTACCGGGAATTGCTCATAATAAAGTTATAATTATTGATAAAAAGCAAGTAATAACCGGTTCGTTTAATTTCACGGCTGCTGCCGACAAACGTAATGCCGAAAATGTGATTGCTATAGAAGATCAGGAGGTAGCAGAGTCTTATTTACAAAATTGGTTACACAGAAAGGCTAGTAATTGA
- a CDS encoding PHA/PHB synthase family protein, translated as MYNISHETIINNFKEIADKYQELILHFMQGKGSMITRSLIESDKNRIIASLMVEQFCSNPEKFCQINIEYIDKLRELTTNSFAKFVGSPAKAVFSPDNRDKRFKDSSWEDNAYFDFVKQYYLLSSEWLKKNIEQYVLSNDLKQHLEFVTKHFIDAFSPSNFAFCNPKVLRKTLESGGQNLVQGLENFLSDIKSSGDILNIKTTDKSAFKLGHNIAATKGKVIFQNDLMQLICYEPKKKTYQIPIFIIPPCINKYYILDLSPHNSLVSFLVENNLQVFLISWVNPDISLSEKGFEDYLKDGILAPFEYVRNLGFEKIDFVGYCMGGTFLAIIIAYLKVKKIDAVHSSTFFTTLLDYTHPGELGIFFNEATINYIKEDIKLKGYFDGQYLSNSFSLLRANDLIWTFFINNYLLGEKPMPFDLLYWNADSTNLPAKMYEEYLHNTYCNNLLKESNNLEVLGATIDLGKVDCNTFFVAAKEDHIAPWRSIYDGVKLLNGHKIFCLADSGHVAGVVNPPAIAKYHYRLNDDLSLSSHEWLIKATEYEGSWWNYWLDWLIKNNDNKLVDSVDYQNLEAIEEAPGSYVRK; from the coding sequence ATGTATAACATATCGCACGAGACGATAATTAATAATTTCAAAGAAATTGCCGATAAATATCAAGAGCTTATTTTGCATTTCATGCAAGGCAAAGGGAGTATGATCACTAGGAGCCTAATTGAAAGTGATAAAAACAGGATTATAGCTTCTTTAATGGTCGAACAATTTTGTTCAAATCCTGAAAAATTTTGTCAGATTAATATTGAATATATTGATAAGTTAAGAGAGCTTACAACGAATAGCTTTGCAAAATTTGTCGGTAGTCCGGCAAAAGCTGTATTTTCTCCGGATAATCGAGATAAAAGATTTAAAGATTCTTCATGGGAGGATAATGCTTATTTTGACTTTGTTAAACAATATTATTTACTATCTAGTGAGTGGCTTAAGAAGAATATAGAACAATATGTGCTATCAAATGATCTCAAGCAACATTTAGAGTTTGTAACTAAACATTTTATTGATGCTTTTTCACCTTCAAATTTTGCTTTTTGTAATCCAAAAGTTTTACGTAAGACGTTAGAAAGCGGCGGTCAAAATCTAGTACAGGGATTAGAAAATTTCTTAAGCGATATAAAAAGTTCAGGCGATATATTAAATATTAAAACTACTGATAAATCAGCATTTAAACTCGGTCACAATATTGCGGCAACAAAAGGAAAAGTTATATTCCAAAATGACTTAATGCAGCTAATATGTTATGAGCCGAAAAAGAAAACTTATCAGATTCCGATATTTATTATTCCGCCATGTATAAATAAATATTATATACTCGATTTATCTCCGCATAATTCGCTAGTATCTTTTTTGGTAGAAAATAATTTGCAAGTTTTTCTTATTTCATGGGTTAACCCTGATATATCTCTATCGGAAAAAGGCTTTGAGGATTACTTAAAAGACGGCATTTTAGCTCCTTTTGAGTATGTTAGAAATCTTGGTTTTGAGAAAATTGATTTTGTCGGCTATTGCATGGGTGGTACGTTCCTTGCTATAATCATAGCCTACTTAAAAGTAAAAAAAATAGATGCTGTTCACAGTAGCACTTTCTTTACTACTTTGCTTGATTATACTCACCCGGGCGAGCTTGGAATATTTTTTAATGAAGCTACAATTAATTACATTAAAGAAGATATAAAGCTAAAGGGCTATTTTGATGGACAATATTTATCAAATAGTTTTAGTTTGCTAAGGGCAAATGATCTAATTTGGACATTTTTTATCAATAATTATTTGCTTGGTGAAAAACCTATGCCTTTTGATTTGCTATATTGGAATGCGGATTCTACTAACTTGCCGGCCAAAATGTATGAGGAATATTTACACAATACATATTGTAATAACTTGCTAAAAGAGTCTAATAATTTAGAGGTACTCGGGGCAACAATAGATCTTGGAAAAGTTGATTGCAACACTTTTTTCGTAGCCGCAAAAGAAGATCATATAGCTCCATGGCGTTCAATATATGATGGAGTCAAATTATTAAACGGACATAAGATTTTTTGTCTCGCTGATTCAGGGCATGTAGCAGGTGTAGTTAATCCTCCTGCGATTGCTAAATATCATTATCGGCTTAACGATGACTTAAGTTTAAGTAGTCATGAGTGGCTTATAAAGGCTACGGAATATGAAGGCTCATGGTGGAATTATTGGCTTGATTGGCTTATAAAAAATAATGATAATAAGCTAGTAGATTCTGTAGATTATCAGAATCTAGAGGCTATTGAAGAAGCACCTGGCAGTTACGTAAGGAAGTAG
- a CDS encoding UbiD family decarboxylase has translation MSFKDLPEFLKFLEKNGELKRISLEVKTDLEITEISRRALAQGGPALLFENVIKVDGSKSTIPVLTNLYASIYRICMGLNLKSPKELRELGVLLALLKHPQPPASFKETLSMLPLAKRIFAMSPKTISKAACHEVIIDKPNINILPIQKCWPEDISPLITWGIVVTKGPTKDKVDNYNLGIYRMQTIAPNKLLMRWLKLRGGAEHHKRWKEAKKEPFPAAIVLGANPAVTLAAVTPIPENVSEYNFAGLLGNEKIELVQCKTIDFKVPAHSEIVLEGYVSLEEYLPEGPFGDHTGYYNDIEEFPVFTVTAITMKKNPMYLSTYTGKPPDEPSILGEALNEIFIPILQQQFPEIVDFWLPPEGCSYRVAVVSIKKSYPGHAKRIMLGIWSYLRQFMYSKFIIIVDDDIDVRNWQEVIWAIATRSDPKRDTSFIDNSPIDYLDFASPKSGLGSKMGIDATDKIYPETNRKWGKKIEMSQEVIDKVDSMWDGLKI, from the coding sequence ATGAGCTTTAAAGATTTACCGGAGTTTTTAAAATTTTTAGAAAAAAATGGTGAGTTAAAGCGTATTTCTCTTGAGGTAAAAACTGACCTAGAAATTACCGAGATTAGCAGAAGAGCATTAGCACAAGGCGGACCTGCATTACTTTTTGAAAATGTTATAAAAGTTGATGGAAGTAAATCCACTATACCAGTCCTAACTAATCTTTATGCTAGTATCTACCGCATTTGCATGGGGCTTAACCTTAAATCACCCAAAGAATTAAGAGAACTTGGCGTTTTACTAGCATTACTTAAGCATCCACAACCTCCTGCATCTTTTAAAGAAACATTATCAATGTTACCTCTTGCTAAGCGTATCTTTGCTATGTCTCCTAAAACAATATCAAAAGCAGCTTGTCATGAAGTCATCATTGACAAACCGAATATCAATATATTACCGATTCAAAAATGTTGGCCTGAGGATATTTCGCCTTTAATTACTTGGGGTATAGTAGTTACTAAAGGTCCAACAAAAGATAAGGTGGATAATTATAACCTTGGTATATATAGGATGCAAACAATAGCTCCTAATAAGCTATTGATGCGTTGGTTAAAGTTACGAGGCGGAGCAGAGCATCATAAACGTTGGAAAGAAGCAAAAAAAGAGCCGTTTCCTGCTGCCATCGTGCTTGGGGCAAATCCAGCGGTAACTTTGGCAGCGGTTACGCCGATACCTGAGAATGTTTCAGAATATAATTTTGCAGGTTTACTCGGTAATGAAAAAATAGAGCTGGTACAATGTAAAACTATTGACTTCAAAGTACCGGCACATAGCGAAATAGTGTTAGAAGGCTATGTAAGTTTAGAGGAGTATTTGCCTGAAGGGCCTTTTGGGGATCATACCGGATATTATAATGATATTGAAGAATTTCCTGTATTTACCGTCACTGCAATAACAATGAAGAAAAATCCTATGTATTTAAGTACTTATACGGGAAAACCACCTGATGAGCCATCAATCTTAGGTGAAGCATTAAATGAAATTTTTATTCCTATTTTGCAACAACAATTTCCGGAAATAGTAGATTTTTGGCTTCCACCTGAAGGTTGTTCATATAGGGTTGCAGTAGTATCGATTAAAAAATCCTATCCCGGTCATGCTAAAAGAATAATGCTTGGTATTTGGTCTTACTTACGGCAATTTATGTATAGTAAGTTTATTATCATTGTAGATGATGATATTGATGTTCGTAATTGGCAAGAAGTGATTTGGGCAATAGCGACAAGAAGCGATCCAAAACGTGATACGAGCTTTATAGATAATTCTCCGATAGATTATTTGGACTTTGCATCACCCAAGTCAGGTCTTGGTAGTAAAATGGGAATAGATGCAACAGATAAAATATACCCTGAGACAAATAGAAAATGGGGTAAAAAAATAGAAATGAGTCAAGAAGTGATCGACAAGGTTGATAGTATGTGGGATGGTTTAAAGATCTAG